In the Arachis stenosperma cultivar V10309 chromosome 8, arast.V10309.gnm1.PFL2, whole genome shotgun sequence genome, CGAACGGCCGTTCTGCCGATATGGTGCTGAGTTGGTGTGGGGCGGCTTGGTGGATATTGGCATGTCTTTGGCATTTGTCACAGCTTTTTACTAATTGTATGGAGTCTCGAATGATTGTGGGCCAGAAGTAGCCAGCCCTGATGATTTTTTGGGCTAATGTTTTGCCTCTGACGTGGTGACCGCAGCAGCCTTCGTGGATTTCGCGGAGTATGTACTCCGTGTCCCCGGGTTCGACACATTTGAGTAGGGGTTGCGAGAATCCACGTTTGTATAGTTGTCCTGCTATGATGGTATAGTTGGCGGCTTCCCTTTTTATTCGCTTTCCCTCTTTCGGGTCTGGCGGCAAAGTTCCATCGAGGAGATACTGTAGGATAGGGTACGTCCAGGACTCCCGGTTTGAGGACGTCAGATGAGCGTTGATTGTTGTTGACACAGAAGGCGACCTAACGACCTCCTGAATTAGCGATTTGTTACCGTGTCCCGGTTTGGTACTGGCTAGCTTGGAAAGTAGGTCTGCCCTGGTGTTTCGTTCCCTGGGGACATGTTGTATGGTAATGCTTTCGAACCCTTCTTTCAGTTTGTTTACCTTGGTGAGGTATTGTTGGAGCAGGGGATCTCGTGCCTGGTAGCTTCCGTTGATTTGGGAACTGACTACCTGGAAATCGGTATTTACCTCTAGGGCCTTTGCACCGACTTCCCGGGCTAGGGTCAGGCCTGCTAAGAGGGCctcgtattctgcttggttatTTGATACTGGAAATTCGTATCGTACTGACTGTTCAATTGTGATCCCGTTTTGGTTTTCGAGTATGATTCCGGCGCCTCTGTAAGTGGAGTTTGACGAGCCGTCGACGTGCAGTTTCCATGGTTCGGGGGTGAGCTTTCCCGGAGTCATTTCGGCGATGAAATCGGTCAAGACTTGTGCTTTGATAGCGTTCCGGGGTTTGAACTTGATCTGGAATTGGGATAACTCGATGGACCATGCTAGCATTCTTCCCGCTAGGTCGGGTTTCTGTAATACTTGCTTGACCGCCTGGTCGGTTCGGACCGTCACGGGGTGAGCTTGGAAGTATTGTCGCAGGCGCCGGGAGGCTGTAAGGAGTGCAAAAGCTAATTTTTCTAAGCGTGAATAGCGAGCTTCTGCATCCTGTAAGACTTTGCTTATGAAGTATACGAGTTTTTGCTCCTTTTTCTCGTCTTCTCGGATGAGAGCTGCTGCGAGGGCCTCTTCCGTTATGGAGAGGTACAGGTAAAGCGTTTCCCCTGTTTGAGGTTTGGCGAGGATTGGTGGTTCCGCTAAGACCCTCTTGAAGTGTTGGAATGCTTCTTCGCATTCCGTCTCCCATTTAAAAGGGGCTCCTTTTTTCATTAGTTTGAAGAAAGGGATCGCTTTTTGAGCCGATGCCCCGAGAAAGCGTGATAACGCGGTCAGTCGGCCGGTGAGCTTTTGGATGTCTTTAAGGTTTTTGGGGCTTGTCATCTCGAGGACGGCACGACATTTCTCCGGGTTTGCTTCAACTCCGCGTTGCGTAATCATGAAGCCGAGGAACTTCCCTGCTTCCATTtcgaaggcgcattttgccgGGTTGAGCCGCATTTGGTGCTTTCGTAGGGTGTTCATTATGACCTTGAGGTCGTCGGTTAGTTGTTCGCCAGATTCAGTCTTGGCGAGCATATCGTCTATGTAGACTTCTAATTTGTTTCCGGACAGGTCTCGAAATATCTTGTTAACAAGTCTTTGATAGGTGGCTCCAGCATTTTTCAAGCCGAAGGGCATCACTGTGTAGTAGTAAGTTCCGTCCGGGGTGATGAACGCTGTTTTTTCTTCGTCTGGTCGGTGCATCGGGATCTGGTTGTAGCCggaatatgcgtccatgaagctgAGGTATCGGTGGCCGGATGCTGCGTCTACTAAtccgtcgatgtttggtagggGGAAGGCGTCCttcgggcaagctttgttgaggtccgtgtagtcgacgcacattcgcCATTTCCCGTTAGATTTCCTTACTAGTACGACGTTGGCTAGCCAGGTCGTGTAGGGGAGTTCCCGGATGAAGTTGGCTTCGAGTAGGGCTTTGACTTGTTTTTTGACTTCGGCGGCTCGGTCTGGTGACATTTTTCGTCTCCTTTGTGCCACTGGCTTAGCTTGGGGGTCCACGGCTAGATGGTGGGACATTAGGTCGGGTTTATTCCCGACATATCGGCTGGTGTAAATGCGAACAGGTCTCTGTTCTGTTTCAGGAGTTGGGAGAGTTCTTCTTTAAGATCGTACGGGAGGTTTCTATTAATGAAGGTGTATTCCTATTTGGTTGGCCCTATTTGTAGCTTTTCCATGTCTCCTTCTGGTTCTGGCCTAGGTTGGCCGTCTTGTCGCGCATCTAGGTCGGCTAGGAATATTCCGGCCGCATCCCGGGATTTTTTCCTTAGGGCTAGGCTGGTGTTGTCGCATTCGGCTGCGACCTCTCGGTCTCCGTGAATGGTACCAACGGAGCCGTCGTCGGTTCTGAACTTCATGAGGAGGTATTTGGTAAAGATGACTGCAGAGAAGTCATTGATTGTTTTTCTTCCGAGAATCACGTTATAGGCTGTGGAGTCTTTTAGGACTACGAATTCAGATAGGATTGTATTTTTCTGATTGCTTGTTCCTATGGTGATGAGGAGGGTAATTGAGCCATCTGGTTTGAGAAAGTTGTCCCCGAGTCCCGTGATGCCGTGGCGGTGTGTTTGGAGGTTGTCGTTGCGGAGCCTGAACTTGTCGAAGGCTCCTCAGAAAAGGATGTTCGAGTCTGCGCCGGTGTCTACCAGTATCCTTCGTACTAGTCCTGTTCCGATTCTGGCTGAGATGACGAAGGGGGCATCTTCAGCCGAGGTGCCGTGTTGGCAGTCCTCTGGTAAGAATGTTATCGTATTGTCAGCCGCGGCGATTGGGGATTGGTTTCTAACGGTCATTACCTTGagatcttttttcattgttaGTTTTGACTTGCTCGATATGTCCTTGCCTGTGATGACGTTCACTATGATGGTCGGGTCTTCCTCTGGGATCTCCCTGGGGGGTTGCTTTTGAGTTCTCGGGTTACGCCCTTCTCTTTCCGGCCACTTGTCTCTCTCCGCGCGTCTCGGTTTTCTGATGATTTTGGCAAATTCCGGGAGTTTGCCATCTCGTATGGCCTGTTCAAGGGCGTCTTTAAGGTCGAAACAATCTTGTGTTTTGTGGCCGTAACCTCGGTGGTAGTCACAGTAGAGGGTTTTGTTGCCTCCCGTCCTTTCTTTGAGTTGTCGGGCTCTTGGGATGATGCCTCGATCTGCTATTTGATGGTATATCTCCGTAATTGGTGCTGTTAGGGGCGTGTAATTAGAGAATTTGCCTATTCTCGGTGGCCGGTTGGTCGGCCTGGGGTGGTCCCGTTGATTCTCTTTGGGTGTTGGGTTATGACGGGGAGCCGAATTGCCGTGTTGGGTGTTGGCGTGCTGCCGCTTGTTGGCAGCGACGACCTGACTGACCTCTTCGTCGTTGATGTAGTCTTTGGCGACGTTCTGGATTTCATGCATGGTCCATACTAGTTTAGTAGTGAGGTGCTTGCGAAAATCTTCATTCATGAGCCCGTTAGTCAGGCAAAGGCTTGCAACGAAATCCGTGAGTCCGTCGACCGTTAAGCATTCATCGTTGAAGCGGTCGAGGTATTTCCTTGTGGATTCTTCTTGCTTTTGTGTGACCCCTAACAAGCTGATGGGGTGTTTGGCTTTGGTGATTCTGGTCGTGAACTGGGCCATGAATTTTCGTGCTATGTCATAGAAGCTGGCTATGGATCCGTTCGGGAGGGCGTTGAACCATTTGATCGCCGGTCCGGCAAGGGTTACCGGGAAGGTTCTGCACCGGACTACGTCGGCCGCTCCTTCTAAGTTCATTCTGGCCTCGAAGGCCGTTAGATGTTTCTGAGGGTCCTTGGTTCCATCATACTTCATGTCGGTGGGTTTGTCGAAACCTTTGGGGAGTTTCGCTCTTAAGATTCTTTCTGTGAAGGGTGTAGCTCCCATTATGGTGTGGTCGTTTCTCGTGCGTTTGGTGTTTCGGTATCTTCGATCCTCGTCCGAATCGTGTTGACAACTTAGATCACGGGAagcgctgcggttgtgtttctTGTTGTATCGCCGTTCCGGCGATTTCTCGTGTCGGTGGTCGCGTGAGGCACTGCGACCATCTCTCCTATCGTGTTGTCGGGTTGGCGACCTGCCGCGGTGGGATCTTAACCTAGAAGTCGCCTGGCTTCCGTGTTCgttgttgtgtttttctctgTTGGTCAGTTTGCCTTCAAGTTCCTGGACCCGGAGGCAGAGATCCTGGATGATCTGTGCCGCTTTGTCCCTAGCTTTCTCAGGAGGTCGCGGGTCTGTGACGACGTGTTCGTTCGTGTGGTGGATAGTACTTGCTATTCTTGCTTGGTTTGTGACTTCCTGGTGTTCTGAGGTCGGACGACGCGGTTGGGAGTCATCCTGGCTTGAAGGGTTTTCCTCCAGGACGCCCTCCATCCGGTTCGACTGTCGCaagtccccacagacggcgccaatgtacaAGATGTCTCTGGTACGGGTTGAGAGGAGGATCGGGAACCTGCGGGTCGAGGCGGATGTCGGACTATTCGAGTAGAGCGGGGgggaggtacctgcaaagacactccgacgctcaagtcagaatggaTCTAACAGGTAGAAAGTGTGAGGAATGAATGATTACCTGGAGGGACCTAAGTCCTCTACTTATAGGTGATGGTGAAtatcctatcttatcttatttagCTAAGATAAGGGAGACGTTTGAATTCGAAAGTTGGTTAGGGCCGATTTTTGGGCCTTTCGGAGTTTGGACCCGGGGAGCCGAGTAGGGAGCAATCCCGGGTTTAGGATCCATGGGCCGGATCCGTAACAGTTTCTTTCACAACTAGAATTAGCCACCGTATAAACATCAAAACTTGAAAAGATAATGAGTTAAAATAGTCCTCAAATAATCATcattaaatcaaattagttcTTAAAATGTTATTCATTAACTAAAAAAAGTCCTTAAAAAtcttttcgaaaatcaaaatgGTCCTCACCTGTTGCATGTCTAAGATAAATGCCCAGTCATATTGTGTGTCACCGAGGTCATTATGGAGAAGTTCCAAGAACCAACTCTAATTGTCTTTGTTCTCAATTTTCACAATTGCATAAGCAATCATGTAAACGTGATTATTAGCATCCTACCCACATGCAGTCAAAATCTGTCTATGTAAATTCTTCAAAAATACCCCATCCAAATTTTTGATCTACTTTTGTCATTTTTAAACTTTTCACTATGATGAAAAATAAATGTGATTGGATGATTTTTCAtctacaaattaaaaataacaacagTGAATCATGAGAGTACACtctatttttcattattttttttgtacaaTTTATTTATGTTTCAGCAACAAAATTTTAATCACTACTTTAATCTAAAATGAACACCATTTCACCAAATCTTGCCTTTTACATGGactaaacaaaacaaaaattttcTTCTATCCACACACATTGCATTCGGCCATATCAAAACAGAGCATCCATATTTTTTCAACATACAAAATATTTGAACCATTGCAAAACCCTAACAGCAACTACTCCCGGCACAAAAACCCTAACCCGaaatcaaccaacattcaaaaTCAACGAATATGATACCACACattcatacaaaaaaaaaaaaatagagaaagaacTCACCATGCAAGAGAACTTACCTTTCACCGTAGACGGCGCGTACCACAACAGAAGACTGGTGGCCTTCAGATCACGACGAGGAGGAGCGATCGCAATGCAAACAGCGTGGTTGATTATTGCTTTCACGGCTGATTAGAACAGCTTCTTCTTCTCACTTTGTTTTGGTGACTCTTAGTTGGTTTTGGGTGAATAGGAGAGTCACTTCGGTATATAAGGATTCTTGCAATACGGCGTCGTTTTGGACTTACTTCGGTGTCACTTAACGGTCCACGTGTATTGCTGTTAATGGAATCTGTGAGCCCATAAATGAAAGGACAAAGGTGATTGAtgtcaaatttttcgaaaactaatttgattaaaaaaaatttttgaggACAAAAATGACGTTCGTGTAATTTTTCGGGGACCAATTTGACCATTAACTCGATATCAATAGatgtatatattttatcatCTTTCTTTTGGTAGAAGTGtaataattcttttaatttattagtggccattttaatttaatattggAGTTTTGatagaataatatttttttaatagtgttattatcttatatttaaaaataatccGACCTTGTTACTACAAATTAATTTCAgttgatatatatatagaatattTATCATTTTAACTATGTTTTGGTTTTCTTCGTTGCAAGGAGTGAAGTTCAGGTTTAGTGATCATTGATAACTGGCAATAGAACAGAAGATATATTGCTTCTAAGAGTCtgacatatatatatagtacTCCAGTTTTGCTTTTCTTTCCATTAACACATAATCTACTTTAggttttatgtttatatatatataaggataattattttgattagagacgaaaaataatttttcatacaTTTTACTTAAACTTTTTGTTATAGATGAACTTctgttatttttaatatgtatcttatatttaatatatttatttatataaataactaatttaatagttaatttatagTATATACGGAATATGGTtgaataagataaaataatcTTTGGTACATATCGATCGGCCAGCAATATAATAAAAACCTTGTATGCAATAATGCACTAAGAAGGTTAAGAAGATGACCAATGTCCTAAAATATATGCTTCCTCGAAGATTAAGAAGATCATCGACCGAAGCCGGCTTTTAGAATAAAATCCAAACATACATATACCTAAAAACTGGTAATCATTGTTCCATCTTTCTCTACTTCTCCTATATATATTGTGAGACTCATACACCGTCTAAAACCACAACTCAAAATAATTAAGggatatatataataattgaagagaagaagaatggCTAAATCTACAAACATCAGCATTGCTCTGATTTTCTCACTTCTTGTCGTTACAGTTTTCACTGCTGAAAGTCGAGCAGCACCCACTGGTAATAATCTCTGACTTTTTGTCAGTTGTTGCGGATTGACAATGACAAAACAATAAATTTGTGTTAATTGCAGTTTAGTTTGttaaatatagataaatataGATTTTACCTATAAACAAATGcaattaattctttttttattataaaaatttaattataatgcactaaaataattttatacttcaatttaaatatttaatattatataaataacaataattatcttttatattgaTTGTGTAAGAATaattatcaaataaataaatataattgtataattatatatcaaaattaaattcttaatataattataaacattgtaagtaaattaaatttaagagataaaataagatcaatAATGCTAAGGAGACAATAAtataaagttattttatttaaaaaaatatttttatataataaataaataaaaatatttgtatattattatatcaaacataattaataaataattttttttatgagatatttaaatataaaattattttttttaaaaaaatctcttaaaaaaactcaaatttcaaaaaaaaaaaaaaactcaatcaAACTTgcataaatataaaatcaagTAATTTAGGCTAGacatatataaaaatacaaaaatactatatcaaaattagtcattaaaattaattatcaatatatttgtatataaatatatataatttaatttatttttaatataccTTTGTATTCCACTGTATATTTTATACTGGTggtaactaattttaatatacacttAACATAATTGGTAAAATTATTAGCAGTTGCAGGTCCGGTGTGCAGCAGCTTTCATGGAGTGGAAATAGGGGAGACGTGCGACACCATCGCTTCAAGATTTGAAATGAGCACAGCTGATTTCCTTCAACTCAATCCCAACATCAACTGTAGCACTATGTTTGTGGGTCAATGGGTGTGCGTGGCTGGTCACACGCTTTGACTTGTTCCGTGTCACCTCAGTTGAATAAATGTACAATAAGGAGAGATTGAAttacaaatttattattttctctcCACTTAGAACTGTTGGACTATCCATCACATAAGCTTCAAGTGGTGGTACTATGAATTATCAAGTCAACGcaaaaacaatttcacttgtcTTTGTTAATGTACAATTAAAAATGATTCCAAATAACtattaaaataagatatggCCTAATAATTGTTACGGAACCAGAGGATATCTAACTTCTTGGTTCTTACCAAAAACAAAAGGGTGAGTTTTGGTGAAAACTACATGGTTAGAGAAGATCAAGCTATCATGAGTGTCTGTTGTGTGAGGGGGAAGCAAGTTAGGGAGAAGAAAACCAAGTTGAGAATTGTGGATCTACGATGAAGCTGAGAATGTAGATTGTAGAGATGAGAACAGAGAGAGAAGATCAGATGAGTTTAGCATCGGAAGATAGATTGCTTAATTCTCAATCAATCTTACACCAACTTTCACGTGCTGCTTATATACAACATGCATCAACTAACTTAACAGCCTAACTGTTTTCTAACTAACTTTGCCAGCTGGAATTTCTAATGCTCTCAATAACTAATCAAACTTTAGCTTCTAAAGACATCTACTCAAGTTACATTTAGAGTGCTTTGTTTTCATTTCAAAAaacgagaaaaataaaataggcaAGTTGTTAAAAAGAATTTGTAATAGACTTacaagttaaaaaaataaactattaagCAAGTTCTTAAAAATTGAAACTCTAGAGGTATTTCATTCTATCAGGATCTACTATTATAATTTTTAGGAACTTGTTCGATATTTGCTTCATATAGTAATTTACTCATGATATCCCTTGATTGACTGCTGATAATTTTGCTGTTCATTCCAAGTTCCATAACTTGATTTACGGATTTTAAATAATCAAGGGTTAGTGTTGTGTATATATGAACTATTCAACCAGTTGGCAAATATGGGagaaattttatattatgataTCTTCAATTGGTTCGTCTAATTAAGGGGAAATGGCATTCAGGTATTTTATATTATGATATTATGTGTTGGTGGGTCCCCAATCTCAAGTGGGGCCCACACacatattaaaacaaaaaaaataaagaaagaaagaaagtggcTAAGCCAcggtgtgagagagagagagagttggatctttcattttaaaagaagaagaaagaaacagAGAGCGGCGtcgaagagaagagaaaatttgGGGGAAAAGAGCATGCCAACCTTGATCATATTGACTTGGTAAACTTGCTCCATTTCTtatgaaattttagtatgttattccTGGTGTAGAGATGAACATTAGGATATAACTTGTTAGTTATATTGCCTTCTCTTTTGTCTGATTTGAGATACCCACTTTTGTGGAGGGTTTATGTTGATTCCACCAGTTTTGGtgatgtattttgttgattgttgagatgCCCTAGTGTCACTAGGAAGACTGTTTGTGTACCCATTATTCTGATAGTGGAAGATTTTTCTGGACTAGGTCCCGTAGGTttttttgtccctcttttgGGGGTTTTCCCACGTTAAAATTCTGGTGtctgattatttaatttctgccattATATTTGCTGCTTGGAGTATCTTTGGTGTTGCCTATTTAATTGCACAGGTTGTgggaaaattatttttggtgctTCCGCTGTTATACAGGTTCTTGTTTTTAAACCTGTGTTGAGTTTTTCCCAACAAAGTGGTATCCAGAGCTTTGGTTGTTTATTTCTGTGCTGATTAAATGGAGGAAAATACTCATGGACCGAATATGGTCAAATTGAATTcccaaaattattcaatttggAAGACCCTCATGGAAGATATGCTGTATAGCAAGGACTTGTATGATCCTGTGGAAGGGGATAAATCCAAAGGTACTAAATCCGATGCTGAATGGAAGAAGCTGAATCGGAAGGCAGTTGCTTTGATGAGGCAATGGCTTGATCTTAGTGTGTATCCACATGTTGACACCGAAACGAATGCTGAGAAGATGTGGAACAAATTGAAGGAGTTATATGAGAGAAAGAATGTGCAAAACAAAGCATTCTTGATTAGGAAGCTTGTTAATATGAAGTATGTTGAAGGTAAATCAATGCCGGAGCACTTGAGCATTTTTCAAGAGACAGTGAACCAACTGACAAATAATGAAATCACTTTGAATGATGAGTTGCAAGCCTTGTTGTTGTTGAGCTCTTTGCCTGATAGTTGGGAAGTTCTGGTTGTGACACTGACTAACTCAGCTCCAAAAGGAAAGTTGACATTAGCAATGGTTAAAGAGAGCATGTTGAATGAAGAAGCCAGAAGAAGAGAGCGAGGTTTGACTAATGCCTCCTCCCAGTCAGAAGCACTTGTTTCAGAGTCACGGGGGAGAAGTCAAAGTAGAAAACCTCATAGTTCTGACAGGTCAGAGAGTCGAAGCAAGTCAAGAGGAAAGTACAAGCCAAGAAAGGAGTTCATTTGTCACCATTGTGGCAAGCCGGGGCATATCAAGAGGTATTGTAGATTCTTGAAAAGAGAACAATCAAGGGGAAGAAATGAAGACAAGGGTAAAGATAGTGATAAAGAAACTGCTGCTATTGTTTATGAAGATGTTCTTATCACATATGATGAAAATTATGTGAATCTTGTCTGTGATGATTCCACTTGGATTATGGACTCTGGTGCCTCATGTCATGTCACTCCGAGACGTGAATTTTTCACTTCCTATACTGCCGGAAATTTTGGCAAGATCAAATTAGGAGATAAAGGAGTGTGTGATATCATTGGTATGGGTGATATGTGGCTTGAAACTAATATGGGATGCAAGTTGCAGTTGAAGAATGTTAGGCATGCGCCAGATATGCGGTTCAATCTCATTTCAGTGAAGGCATTGGATCAAGAGGGGTATTGCACTTCCTTTGGTAGTGGAAAATGTAAGATTACCAAAGGGGCTCTCATTGTTGCTAGAGAAGACAATAGTCTTACTACTCTCTACCGGTTGCAAGCAAAGTTGTGCAAAGAAGATGTGAATGTAGCTGATGATTCCTCTTCTGATTTGTGGCATATACGTCTTGGTCACTTGAGCGAGAAAGGACTAAGCGTCTTGGCCAAGAAGCACTCACTTCCAGTGAAAGGTACAACTTTAAATACTTGCACTCATTGTTTTGTTGGGAAGCATGCTAGAGTATCATTTCATAATTCTGGACCTCATAGGAGATCACATGTTCTAGATTTAGTTCACACTGATGTTTGCACTATGGATGCTAAGACACTAGGTGGTGCATCAtattttgttacttttattgatgattattctcGAAAAGTGTGGGCTTTTGTTTTGAAATCTAAAGACCAGGTGCTCGGTATCTTCAAACACTTTCATGCAAGTGTTGAAAGAGAAACAGGAAGGAAATTGAAATGTGTTCGAGCAGATAATGGTGGTGAATACAGGGGTCCGTTTGAAGAGTATTGTAAAGGACATGGAATCAAGCTTGAGAAGACGGTTCCTAAGACTCCTCAACATAATGGAGTTGCAGAGAGAATGAATCGCACTATCAATGATAGAGTCAGGTGTATGCTCTCTCATGCAAAGTTGCCTAAATCCTTTTGGGGTGAAGCAATGAGGACTGCAGTAGATTTGATCAACCTTTCTCCTTCTGTTCCACTTAATGGTGATGTTCCAGAGAAAGTTTGGAGAGGGAAAGATGTCTCCTATAGTCACTTGAGAGTGTTTGGCTGTAGAGCTTTTGTTCACATTCCAAGAGATGAAAGGTCTAAACTTGATGGGAAGTCAAAGCAGTGTATCTTCATGGGTTATGGTCATGAAGACTTTGGTTACAGATTATGGGATCCGGTGAGCAAGAAGATAATTAGAAGCCGAGATGTGATTTTTCTTGAAGACCAAACTATTGAATATCTTGAGAAGACAGATAAGCCAACAGTAACTGTTAGACGTTCTGTTGATGATGAACCTGGTCCTTCCACTAGACCTCCTATTGATGGGAGAGATGTACAAGTTGATAATGATGGTGATGATTTGCATGATGAACCTACACCTCAACCTGAGGTGCCAGATGTTGAAGTTCCACCTGAACCACCAGTTGAGCCTGAATTGAGAAGATCTACTAGAGAGCGTC is a window encoding:
- the LOC130946896 gene encoding uncharacterized protein LOC130946896 isoform X1, which gives rise to MAKSTNISIALIFSLLVVTVFTAESRAAPTAVAGPVCSSFHGVEIGETCDTIASRFEMSTADFLQLNPNINCSTMFVGQWVCVAGHTL
- the LOC130946896 gene encoding uncharacterized protein LOC130946896 isoform X2 encodes the protein MAKSTNISIALIFSLLVVTVFTAESRAAPTVAGPVCSSFHGVEIGETCDTIASRFEMSTADFLQLNPNINCSTMFVGQWVCVAGHTL